In a genomic window of Apteryx mantelli isolate bAptMan1 chromosome 2, bAptMan1.hap1, whole genome shotgun sequence:
- the FRRS1L gene encoding DOMON domain-containing protein FRRS1L, translating into MAVPPRGAWRLLLLLLLAGSAASPADEGGERREAGGSEHGGGDEAARPHHDSSYGTFANEFYDLRYLSEEGYPFPTAPPVDPFAKIRVDDCGKTKGCFRYGKPGCNAETCDYFLSYRRIGADVEFELSADTDGWVAVGFSSDKKMGGDDVMACVHDDNGRVRIQHFYNVGQWAKEIQRNPARDEEGVFENNRVTCRFKRPVYVPREETIVDLHLSWYYLFAWGPAIQGSITRHDIDSPPVSERVVSIYKYEDIFMPSAAYQTFSSPFCLLLIVALTFYLLMGTP; encoded by the exons atgGCGGTGCCTCCCCGCGGCGCTTGgcggctgttgctgctgctgctgctggccggcTCCGCCGCTAGCCCGGCGGACGAGGGCGGCgagcggcgggaggcgggcggcAGCGAGcacggcggcggcgacgaggcggcgCGGCCTCACCATGACTCCTCGTACGGCACCTTCGCCAACGAGTTTTACGACCTGCGCTACCTCTCCGAGGAGG GTTACCCTTTCCCTACTGCTCCTCCTGTGGACCCATTTGCAAAAATCAGAGTAGATGACTGTGGAAAAACCAAGGGATGCTTCAG GTATGGTAAACCTGGATGTAATGCAGAGACTTGTGACTATTTTCTAAGTTACCGTAGAATAGGAGCTGATGTTGAATTTGAGTTGAGTGCCGATACTGATGGCTGGGTGGCAGTGGGATTTTCTTCAGACAAGAAAATG GGAGGAGATGATGTCATGGCTTGTGTTCATGATGATAACGGAAGAGTCCGAATACAGCACTTTTATAACGTTGGTCAGTGGGCTAAAGAAATCCAGAGAAATCCTGCTAGAGATGAAGAAGGGGTCTTCGAAAATAATCGTGTAACATGTCGATTCAAGCGTCCTGTATATGTTCCCCGAGAGGAAACTATTGTAGATCTGCACTTGAGTTGGTACTATTTGTTTGCCTGGGGTCCAGCAATTCAGG GTTCTATAACTCGTCATGACATAGACTCACCACCTGTATCAGAGCGTGTTGTCAGTATTTACAAGTATGAAGATATTTTCATGCCATCAGCTGCCTATCAGACCTTCTCTTCTCCATTCTGCTTGCTCCTCATTGTTGCACTGACCTTCTATTTATTGATGGGAACCCCATGA